A genomic window from Chloroflexota bacterium includes:
- a CDS encoding 4-vinyl reductase, with protein VSDQIVRIDDDDNYYYWIIERCPMCWERQSTEPVCHLGVGVLKAAAHWATDRSFRVQEIKCTGMGDEACVYVMDKQPID; from the coding sequence CGGTCAGCGATCAGATTGTACGCATTGATGATGATGACAACTATTATTACTGGATTATCGAACGCTGCCCCATGTGTTGGGAGCGTCAGAGCACAGAGCCGGTGTGTCATTTGGGAGTCGGCGTGTTAAAAGCTGCTGCTCATTGGGCGACCGATCGCAGCTTCCGCGTCCAGGAGATCAAATGCACGGGGATGGGGGATGAAGCCTGTGTCTATGTAATGGACAAACAACCCATAGATTGA